Sequence from the Pyrobaculum neutrophilum V24Sta genome:
CAATCGCCACGGGGCACGGGGCCGCCTTCCCCATCTCGCTGAGGGTGGCCGCCAGGGTCTGCGCCTCGGACAGGTTCGAGGTCTCCACATACGCCGATGTGGACATCTCGCCGGTGAGGCGGATCGTGGAGAGGATCGCGGAGAGGTTCGGCCTCGGGCCCCTCTCGGTGGAGATCTCAGGCGATCTCCCCACCGCGGGCGGGCTGAAGTCCAGTAGCGCGGCTGTAAACGCCGTTATCATCGCCGCGGCGAAGCTGGCCGGCGCCCGGCTTGACCTCTTTGACGTCGCGCGCCTCAACGCCGAGCTCAGCAGGTGGGCTGGGATAAGCGTCACCGGGGCCTTTGACGACGCCGTGGCCAGCGCCACCGGGCGTAGCTACCTCACGGACAACTACAAGATGCTCGTGATTAGGGATCTGGACGTGTCGGGGAGAGCCGTGGTGTTGATCCCGCCGTATGAGAAGAGGAGGCACAAGCTCGACGAGATGAGGGCGCTCGCTCCGGTTGTGAGAACCGCGGTGGCCTACGCCGGGTTGGGAATGTGGAGGGAGGCGATGTTGATAAACGCCGTGGCCTACGGCTACGCCCTGGGCTACCCCCCGGAGCCGACGCTGGAGGCTTTAAAGCTGGGCGCGGTGGGCGGCGTGTCGGGGACCGGCCCCTCCCACGTCTTTATCTCGGATGAGCCGGAGAGGCTGGCCGACGCCCTGGCGAAGTTCGGAAAAGTCTACGTCGTTGACATCCCCAACTCCCCCTGCCAGACCTAGCTCGTCTTTGACGCAACCTCTGCCGTCAGCTTCGCCGCTAGGGCCTCAAGCTGTTTTCTAACCTCTGTGATCTTCCTCCTCGCCTCCTCGCCCTGCGCCAGGTGTTCAAGCTCCTTGGAGAGGACGATCCCCACGTGCAGGTAGTGGTCTAGGCGAAGTATCGCGGCTAGGTCGACGTCTCGGTAGACCTTAGGGCTGATCTCGCGCTCCCAACACTCCCAGTGTACAGCCCCCTTGCTGTAGAAGGTGAAGAGCTGGCCCTCCACGATCTCGTCGCCGCAGATGGCGCACCTCCACCGCTTGCGCATGTGGGATTCGCGATAGCGATATTTAAACGTCGGCTTGCCGAAGCCGCTAAAGTTTATAAACGGCCTCTATGTCGCGCGCATGGGTTTGAAGATTAATAGGCCGCGCCGCGGCTCGATGGGGGTATATCCGAGGAAGCGCGCGGCGGATATTGTGCCTAGGGTGCGGACTTGGCCGGAGGTGAACCTCGGCAAGCCGGCTCTGCTGGGCTTTGCCGCGTATAAAGCCGGCATGTTGCACGCGGTGGTGGTGGAGGATAGGCCGACGAGCCCCTTGTACGGCAAGGAGGTGGTTAGGCCGGTTACTGTGTTAGACGCGCCGCCTCTCTTCATATGGGGCTTTAGGCTCTACACCCTGGACCCCACCAACGGCTACAGGAGATCCATCGCCGAGGTGTGGGCGCCCGAGCTCCCGGCGTACATCAGACGGGTTTTGACGCTCCCCGAGAAGGCGGATGTGGATAAGCAGATGAAGAAGGTGGAGGAGTTTAAAGACGTGGCGGTGGACGTGAGGGCGTTGGTGGCCACGCAGCCCCACCTCTCTGGCATCGGCAAGAAGACGCCGGAGCTTCTGGAGATACCCATCGGCGGAGTCCCCAGCGTGGACGAGAGGATAAAGTTCGCCGTTTCTCTCCTGGGCAAAACCGTGTCGCCTAAGGAGGTCTTCACGGCGGGGCAGCTCGTCGACGTAATCGCAGTCACAAAGGGCAAGGGCTACCAGGGCGTCATCAAGAGGTTCGGCGTCACCATACTCCCCCGCTGGCATAAACACAGGAAGGGCCACAGGAGGACGGGAACCATTGGGCCGCAGGCCCCCGCCCTCATGTTTACGCAGCCGAGGCCCGGCCAGATGGGCTTCCACCAGCGTACCGAGTACAACAAGAGGGTTGTAAAAATCGGGGACAACGGCGCTGAGATCACGCCCAAGTCCGGCTTCCTCCACTACGGAGTGATCAGGGGGCCCTACATACTTATACAAGGCACAGTGCCGGGCGCTAAGAAGAGGCTGGTGGTGCTGAGACACCCGGCCAGGCCGCCGAAGAAGGCGCCGCCAGCGGCGGAGCCTCAGGTGGTGTGGCTAAGCTCTCAAAGTATATAAATAGGGCCGTGTGGGCGCCGTGATGATGGATCTGCTGAAGTTTAAACAGCTGGATCTAAGCCCCTACATACAGCCGGGCGAGAAACCGCCTGAGAAGCTGAAGGTGTATGGACCAGACGGGGCGTACATCGCCGATATAGATCCGCCGCTCCACTTCATGGAGCCGGTGAGGCCTGACCTAATCCGGAGGGCCTACCTAAGCGCTCTCTCCGCGAGGTTTCAGCCCAAGGGCGTTTACGAAGGCGCCGGGAGAGAACACAGCTGTGAGTCCTTCGGCGTAGGCCTCGGCATCGCCAGAATCCCGAGGTACAAGGGCTCGCTGTGGCCGCGGGGTTGCTTCGCGCCCAATACGCGTGGCGGGAGGAGGGCCCACCCGCCGAAGGTGGAGAAGAAGCTACACGAGGAGATAAACAGGAAGGAAAAGAACCTCGCGATTAGATCGGCGATTGCGGCCACGGCATATAGGTCCTGGGTGGCGGCTAGGGGGCACGTGGTGGATAAAATCCCCGCACTTCCGCTCGTCGTTGTGGGCGACGCGGAGAAGGTGGGGCGCGCCAAGGAGGCTAGGAAGTTGCTGGAGGCGCTGGGGTTGTGGCCCGACGTGGAGAGAGCCGCCGCGGGCGTCAAGATAAGGTCCGGCAAGGGGAAGAGGAGGGGTAGGCGGTATAAGGAGCCCAAGAGCGTGCTCGTGGTGGTGTCCAGCGCCGACGTCCCCCTGGCGGCGGCGGTTAGAAACTTCCCGGGGGTAGACGTCGTGCCTGTCGACGGGTTGAACATGCTGGTCCTGGCGCCGGGCGGCGCGCCTGGCAGGCTAACCCTCTGGACTGTGCCAGCTGTAGAGAAGTTGCGTGGGCTGTACCTATGATCAAGCGGTTTGTGGTTACGGAGAAGGCGCTTCGTCTCGCCGAGAGGGAGAACAAGCTGACTGTAGTGGTGGATAGGTCGGCCACCAAGAAGCAGATCGCCGACGAGATCCAGAGGCTCTACAACGTCAAGGTGGAGAAGGTGAACACGGTGATCACGGCAGCTGGCGAAAAGAAGGCGTATGTCAAGCTGGAGCGGGAATACAACGCGATCGACCTCCTGAGCAAGCTGGGCGTCCTCTAGTCAGTTCGTGGGTTCGTCTTCACTTCTCCGAACTAAAGACCTGCATCACCCCCGCCCTCCCCGTTTCGGAGGTTTATAAACCTAGCTTTCTGAGCAACCTCAGCCAGGTGGCTATGGACTCTCCCCCCGCCACGAACTTGTTCTTTATGAGCCAGTACTGGGTGGCTAACCCCCTCTGGACGAGGTAGGCGGCGAACATGTTGACGAGCACCTTACCCTGGCCCCTCCTTATTAAGCCCTTCGCGTACTCCTCCGGGTAGTCCCTAGCCACCGGGTTGCCCCTCTCGGCGGCCTCCCTCACCCTAAGGGCTATGAGCCTCGTCCCCACCTCCCTAACCCACCGCTCGAACTTGTCCACCTCGCCGCGGTACGCCTTGGCGATGTCGGAGTTCTCGAACTGGGCCCAGTACCGCCTGAGCTCCCTCATTAGGGGCTCCATGTGTGTTACAACGCGTAGCTTTATAAGAGTTAGGCCATGTAGTGGCCCACGGCGATTTTCCTCCTAACCTCCGTGGAGCAGACGGGGCAGTAGAGCGCCGGGCCCCGCCTCTTGAGGACGGAGCCGCATTTTGGACACCGGGAAAGCACCGAGCCGTAGGTGGGGCCCCGTATAGACACCACCAGGGGGGGCCCGTAGGTTGAGACGACCCTCGCCCTTATGTAGTCCCCGACGCCTAGATCGCCGTCGGAGAAGAAATACGGGAGGACCCCCGTGTAGAGGTACTTCAGGTCGCGGATCTCTCTGTCCCTCTCCACGGCGAAACAGCGGAGCTGATAGGCCCGCCTCCCCTTGCCGGTCACTTGGCAGTACACCACAGAGCCCTGTTGAGGCATGGGCGGGTCCCTCAGAGGTTTCACAGTTGCCACGTGGCTCCTCTCGTCGTATGCGGCCATGCCTAGGACGTAGGCGTGGAGCTTGTAGTCAACGCTGTAGGCCCCCCACTTCGCCTCGTACTCCTCCGCATACGCCACCTCCTCCCCAGGCGTCACAAGCCTCCTCTTCACGTGGCCGCGTAGGCAGAGGTTTAAAAACGTGTCTAGGAGCTACGCGGTCGCGGCGGGGCAACAGTTTTTAGCTGGACTCTCCCCCCGGCCGTGTATCTCACGCTCTCGTTTAAGTTCCACAGCAGGGAGGAGGTGGAGAGGTTCCTCTCGTTTCTAGAGCGCCATCTGAAGACGACCTACCTAGTGGACACGCGGCTCACCCACGTGTATGTCCAGTTAGAGGGCGAGGGGAGGGAGCTTGAGGAGGCCGCCTCGTTGGTGAAGAGCCTGGCGGCTTTGGCCAGGGGCGGCCGAGGGAGGGCCAAGGTCCCGCTTCTCGTCGTGTTCAAAGACGCGGAGCTGGCCAGGCCTGTGCCTCCCGACGCGCTGGCCGACGCGCTGACTCTCGCGGGGGCCCCCTCCGAGGTCAGAGGCGGCTTTTTAGACACGGCGGCTAGCTACGAGGAGGTGCTCAAGACGGCCGAGGCCCTCTCGAGGCTCTACCAAGAGGCCGAGGGGTACCCGCTGACGCCCCAAGCCAAGAAGATCGCAGTGGTCTACGCCTACGTGAGCGGGAAGCCGCTGGGGCAGGCGCTAGAGGATCTGCAATCTGCCGGCCTTCTAAACAGAGGTGCGGTGTTGAGCTTGAGGGGGCCGCCCGACGAGGCGAGAAGGCGCCTCCGGGAGCTGCTGAGGAGGGCCTAGGGCGAAGGTTTAAAAGCTGGGTCGAAGGTGGCCACATGCTCCAGATGGAGGTGGTAACCCTCACCGACAAGTACCTAGAGCTTAAGGTGAAGGGCGAGACCTACACCCTCTTCTCGCCCCTCGTCGAGTATCTATCCAGCGATCCAGACGTGGAATACATCCAGTTCGACGTAGACCACCCCCTGCAGGAAAACGCCCACTTCAAGCTCAAGGTGAGGAGGGGGACCCCGCTTGAGGCGGTGGAGAGGGCTGTAAAAGCGGTGCTGGCAGATATCGAGGAGCTGGAGAGGGGGTTCTTTTCGTGATTCTCGTACTGGCGGAGTCGGCCATCGAGCTTGTGCCGAGGGAGATCTGGAGCCACCCCGCCGTGGCCTCCGACGCCAGGCGGAGGGGGAAGAGACCCGGCGAGATTCTCCTAGATAGAGCCCGCCACCACCCCGCCATGGCAGGCCTTGAGGACGGCGCAAGGCGGGGGCGCCCCGACATCGTACACCAGGTTCTGCTCGTGTTTCAATACAGCTTGTTAAACAGGAGGGGTCTGGGGAGGGTGTATATACACACCAGGGGCGACTACATAATACAAGTGAAGCCCCAGACCCGGATCCCCAAGAACTACAACAACTTCGTCTCTCTGATGGAGCAGCTCTACGCCTTAGGCAGAGCGCCGCCACACGGCGACTCCCTCATGGAGCTACATAGGGGCAGCCTCGCCGGTCTCCTGGAACAGCTGGGGGGCCGCTGGGTTGTGCTACACGAGAGGGGGGCCAGGAGGCGGTTCGCGGAGCTGGGCGCCGCCTTGTTGAACTCCGTGGTGGTCGTGGGCGGCTTTCCACATGGGGATTTCTCAAACCGCTGGGTTTTGGAAAAAGCCGAGGCGGTATATAGCGTTGGGGACGAGCCGCTTGACGCGGCCCAGGCCGTGTGTAGAGCCGTCGCCGCGGCGGAGGCATCGGCCGGGCTGATATGAGGTTCCAGGTCTACCTCAAACGGCGGGGGAAGTGGCGTAGCTACCTCAACGCGGTGGAGCGCGTAGGCGCCCCCTACGTCCTGGAGGTAGGCCACCTAGACACCTCAAGGTCGCCCCTCGCGGCGGCGCTGGAGCTAGAGGAGGCGGCGCCGGAGGCCCTCGTACTGCCGTGGATAGGCGTCGCGGAGCTGGAGTGGTACATACTCCTCGCAGACGCCCTCGGCGTTAGAAGGCTCGTGCTCCCCCCGCCCCCGACTCTGCAGGAGATCGAGGCCTACTACAGAGCCGCCGTAGAGTACGGCATAGAGGTAAACTGGATCTACGGCGTGCCCCCCATGGCCAGGATAAAAGACGTCGAGGCGGTTGCCCGGGCGCTGAGGCCAACAGCGGCGAGGATAGTGTACGACCCTGTCAAGGCGAGGGGGACCAAGGAGATATACACAACCGTGGTGGCCCTAAGCGGCTACATCAGGGAGATATATCTCTCAAACAGAAGGGGGGAGAGGGGGCCCCGGCTCCCGCCCTTCGACCCAATAGGCAGAATAAACTACGTAGAGCTACTCCAGGCTCTACAGCTGATACAGTGGGAGGGGAGAGCCACGATTAGGCAGTCGCCTCAGTTCGTAAACGAGCTGGAGCTCCAGCTCAGGCTGGGCTCCGAGGTGTTGGAGACGGCGAAAAACGCCGGCGTTTCTAAGAAAGTACAGAGGCGGATCTCGGCAGTAATAGACGAGCTTGTATCACAGTAAAAAATATAAACAACAATGATTTTTACTTTCATGGGAGGCAAAGCACTAATAATTGCGGTATTGGCGCTGGTCATATTTACACAAGCAACTAGGGTGGTTATAGGGTATGAGGACCCCTCGTCGTTGACAGATCTACAGGCGTTGAACAAAACAGGGGATATAAAGATGCTCAAACACATAAAAGAGATCAGGGCGGTCGTGGTAAACGTACCTGATCACAAGGTGGGGGTGCTTAAAGATAAGCTAAAGGGCGTAAGGTACGTTGAGGAGGACAAGATAGCTTGGGCAACAGGCTTTGCTGACTACGCAGATGTGCAGTGGAATATCAAGATGGTCAATGCCCCCCTTGTGTGGGATACGTACTTTGTGACAATACGTGACGCCGCGTTTGGCTACGGCGTAACTGTCGCCGTGTTAGACACCGGCATAGACTACGCGCACCCCGAGCTATACGGGAAGGTCGTTTATTGTATAAACACGGTGGGGATCAGTTTGTACAAAGGCACAAAGCTAAAGAACTGTGCAGATAGAAACGGCCACGGGACACATGTAGCTGGCATAATCGCCGCCTCGCTGGATAACGTAGGAGTGGCTGGCGTTGCGCCGAAGGTAAGGCTGATAGCTATGACCCCCTCCCCGCCCTAGAGGGCGGGGGCCGCACTGTGGGGGTCTCGGCCGTTGCCCCTCTTCGGGGTTAATCCGTTCGACGTGGGGTAGTACGCCTCTATCTTTTTCGGCGCCGGCGTTTTAAAGCCCAGGTTTGCGGCGATGTTTCTCGCGGCGTTTATATCGGCGTTCAGAGCGACGTTGAACCTCTTGCAGACGTAGAGGCCGCGGTGGACTCTGCCGTTTTCATGTATTTCGCCGCAGATGGAGCACGTCTTAGACGTGCTGTGTTCGTCGGCGGCGTACAGCTTTATCCCGTACTCCGCCAATACTTCTGTTAATCTCTGTACAAGTTTTTTGTAGCCCCAGACGTTAACCACATACTCGTTCTGCTGATCGTGGGCTATATCCTCGGGGTAGCCGACATAGACCTCAGAGACTCCCGATTCCCAGAGCACCTCGGCGAGCCCCCTCACGGCGGTGTTGCGGTAGTGCCTCAGCCTCTCCCTCATCCTCCAGAGAGCCCTCAGATATCTCCTATGCCAGCTCTGCCATGGGAGCCCTAGGTTCCTCCTCACGTCTCTCACGCCCTGGTAAAGGGCCTTCTGCCTCTTCCACCAGAAGTACTCCGCCTTCAGCGGAGTCCCCTTGATGAGGATAGCCCTATCGCTACCTTCAATCACCGCGGCGAAGAGGTTGTTTATGCCGATGTCGATAAAAGCTTTCTTATCGCCCTTGGGTTGCTTTATCTGTATTCTGTCGTACGTCCCCCTCACATATCCCTTGGGGTTTCCGGCTGGGGGCTGTGCGCCGACCTCTACGGTGAGGTAGGCGAACCATCTGCCGCGCTCGTATACGATCTCCAGTCTGCCCTGCTTCCCGCTCCACTTTATCCTCCCGGCGTATCTTACGCGCATGCCGAAGTCCTTGAGGACGATGTAGCCCTCTCCGCCGTTTACCGGCTCTACATAGTACCGGTCGCTCCTCACGACGAGGCGCTTAACCCTCCTCCCAAGGAGTCTGTCCTTCCAGTAGCCGGGAGGAGAGACCTTCTTCACATGCGGCGGTAGCTCGCCGGCGTTCAGCTTGGCCAGGAGGGCGAAGAAGCCCAGCCACGCCTCGTTGTTTTTG
This genomic interval carries:
- a CDS encoding shikimate kinase; amino-acid sequence: MGCAVGCAYGGGTVINAIATGHGAAFPISLRVAARVCASDRFEVSTYADVDISPVRRIVERIAERFGLGPLSVEISGDLPTAGGLKSSSAAVNAVIIAAAKLAGARLDLFDVARLNAELSRWAGISVTGAFDDAVASATGRSYLTDNYKMLVIRDLDVSGRAVVLIPPYEKRRHKLDEMRALAPVVRTAVAYAGLGMWREAMLINAVAYGYALGYPPEPTLEALKLGAVGGVSGTGPSHVFISDEPERLADALAKFGKVYVVDIPNSPCQT
- a CDS encoding DUF2175 domain-containing protein encodes the protein MRKRWRCAICGDEIVEGQLFTFYSKGAVHWECWEREISPKVYRDVDLAAILRLDHYLHVGIVLSKELEHLAQGEEARRKITEVRKQLEALAAKLTAEVASKTS
- a CDS encoding 50S ribosomal protein L3, with product MGLKINRPRRGSMGVYPRKRAADIVPRVRTWPEVNLGKPALLGFAAYKAGMLHAVVVEDRPTSPLYGKEVVRPVTVLDAPPLFIWGFRLYTLDPTNGYRRSIAEVWAPELPAYIRRVLTLPEKADVDKQMKKVEEFKDVAVDVRALVATQPHLSGIGKKTPELLEIPIGGVPSVDERIKFAVSLLGKTVSPKEVFTAGQLVDVIAVTKGKGYQGVIKRFGVTILPRWHKHRKGHRRTGTIGPQAPALMFTQPRPGQMGFHQRTEYNKRVVKIGDNGAEITPKSGFLHYGVIRGPYILIQGTVPGAKKRLVVLRHPARPPKKAPPAAEPQVVWLSSQSI
- the rpl4p gene encoding 50S ribosomal protein L4 encodes the protein MMDLLKFKQLDLSPYIQPGEKPPEKLKVYGPDGAYIADIDPPLHFMEPVRPDLIRRAYLSALSARFQPKGVYEGAGREHSCESFGVGLGIARIPRYKGSLWPRGCFAPNTRGGRRAHPPKVEKKLHEEINRKEKNLAIRSAIAATAYRSWVAARGHVVDKIPALPLVVVGDAEKVGRAKEARKLLEALGLWPDVERAAAGVKIRSGKGKRRGRRYKEPKSVLVVVSSADVPLAAAVRNFPGVDVVPVDGLNMLVLAPGGAPGRLTLWTVPAVEKLRGLYL
- a CDS encoding 50S ribosomal protein L23; translated protein: MIKRFVVTEKALRLAERENKLTVVVDRSATKKQIADEIQRLYNVKVEKVNTVITAAGEKKAYVKLEREYNAIDLLSKLGVL
- a CDS encoding exosome complex RNA-binding protein Csl4, whose product is MKRRLVTPGEEVAYAEEYEAKWGAYSVDYKLHAYVLGMAAYDERSHVATVKPLRDPPMPQQGSVVYCQVTGKGRRAYQLRCFAVERDREIRDLKYLYTGVLPYFFSDGDLGVGDYIRARVVSTYGPPLVVSIRGPTYGSVLSRCPKCGSVLKRRGPALYCPVCSTEVRRKIAVGHYMA
- a CDS encoding DUF2067 family protein — protein: MYLTLSFKFHSREEVERFLSFLERHLKTTYLVDTRLTHVYVQLEGEGRELEEAASLVKSLAALARGGRGRAKVPLLVVFKDAELARPVPPDALADALTLAGAPSEVRGGFLDTAASYEEVLKTAEALSRLYQEAEGYPLTPQAKKIAVVYAYVSGKPLGQALEDLQSAGLLNRGAVLSLRGPPDEARRRLRELLRRA
- a CDS encoding DNA-directed RNA polymerase subunit L; amino-acid sequence: MLQMEVVTLTDKYLELKVKGETYTLFSPLVEYLSSDPDVEYIQFDVDHPLQENAHFKLKVRRGTPLEAVERAVKAVLADIEELERGFFS
- a CDS encoding ribosome biogenesis protein, with amino-acid sequence MILVLAESAIELVPREIWSHPAVASDARRRGKRPGEILLDRARHHPAMAGLEDGARRGRPDIVHQVLLVFQYSLLNRRGLGRVYIHTRGDYIIQVKPQTRIPKNYNNFVSLMEQLYALGRAPPHGDSLMELHRGSLAGLLEQLGGRWVVLHERGARRRFAELGAALLNSVVVVGGFPHGDFSNRWVLEKAEAVYSVGDEPLDAAQAVCRAVAAAEASAGLI
- a CDS encoding S8 family serine peptidase, with the translated sequence MGGKALIIAVLALVIFTQATRVVIGYEDPSSLTDLQALNKTGDIKMLKHIKEIRAVVVNVPDHKVGVLKDKLKGVRYVEEDKIAWATGFADYADVQWNIKMVNAPLVWDTYFVTIRDAAFGYGVTVAVLDTGIDYAHPELYGKVVYCINTVGISLYKGTKLKNCADRNGHGTHVAGIIAASLDNVGVAGVAPKVRLIAMTPSPP
- a CDS encoding RNA-guided endonuclease InsQ/TnpB family protein is translated as MAELVKRAEERRGRGGRRAGGELKRKMAPAGGHPAQMPPTRTVRLRLLPTTPQERKLHRLANTAAKAWNEVNYLRRRQFFAKQGVDLRGTYNEIYNRYRRILAPAALQQILNKNNEAWLGFFALLAKLNAGELPPHVKKVSPPGYWKDRLLGRRVKRLVVRSDRYYVEPVNGGEGYIVLKDFGMRVRYAGRIKWSGKQGRLEIVYERGRWFAYLTVEVGAQPPAGNPKGYVRGTYDRIQIKQPKGDKKAFIDIGINNLFAAVIEGSDRAILIKGTPLKAEYFWWKRQKALYQGVRDVRRNLGLPWQSWHRRYLRALWRMRERLRHYRNTAVRGLAEVLWESGVSEVYVGYPEDIAHDQQNEYVVNVWGYKKLVQRLTEVLAEYGIKLYAADEHSTSKTCSICGEIHENGRVHRGLYVCKRFNVALNADINAARNIAANLGFKTPAPKKIEAYYPTSNGLTPKRGNGRDPHSAAPAL